In Kytococcus sedentarius DSM 20547, the sequence TGCCGGGGCCAGTCGACGGGCTGCCGCCCCTCGCCCACGGGCACGACTGCCCCCACGAGAGCCCGCACCATCGAGTGGCAGAAGGCGTCGGCCGAGACCTCCCCCACCACCCAGCCCTGCTCATCCCGGTGCCAGGTGAAGCGCTCCAGGGTGCGCACGGTGGTGGCCCCCTCGCGCGGCTTGCAGAACGCGGCGAAGTCCCCCAACCCCACGAGCTGCTGTGCGGCGGCGTGCATGGCCTCGGCGTCCAGGGGCTTGCGCCACGCCACGACCATTCCGCGCCGCCGGGGATCGAGGGTCTCTCGCCGGTCGCACAGCAGGTAGCGGTAGTGACGCCGCAGGGCGGAGAAGCGCGCGTCGAAGGCGTCGGGGACCTCGGTGGCGCGGTGGACGACCAGGTCCGCAGGAAGCACTCCGGCCAAGCGGGTCACGAGCGCCTCGGCCGGGGCCCGGTCGGAACGCCCGGGCACCGCAGCCCACGCCGCGTGGGCCACGTCCAGGTGGCACACGGCACCGGTGGCGTGCACGCCCGCATCGGTCCGCCCGGCCACGGTGAGCGAGACATCCTGCGCGCGCAGGACGGTGGCGAGGCCACGCTCGAGCGTCTCCTGCACCGTCCGCAGCCCCGGTTGGGTGGCCCACCCGTGGAAGTCACGGCCGTCGTAGGCGAAGTCGAGGCGAAGGCGCGGCATGGGCGCGAGGGTACCGGCGCACGAGACGGCCGCGTGCGCCACCGTGATGACCCACACAGGGTCAGGACACGAGCCACCGCTCAGGCCTCACCTAGGCTCGAACCCATGCCCGAGCACCCCGATCTCACGCGCCTGGGCGCGGTCCTGTTCGACCTCGACGGCGTCCTCACCCCCACCGCCGACGTGCACCAGCAGGCTTGGGCGGACCTCTTCACCGCCTTCCTGGCCGAGCACGCCGCCCACACCGGCGAGGCCATCGCGCCGTACACCGCGCAGGACTACTACGACCACGTCGACGGCAAGCCCCGCTACGACGGCGTCCGCGACCTGCTCGCCTCGCGCGGCATCACCCTGCCCGAGGGCACCGCCGACGACGCCCCGGACGCCCCGACCGTCCGCGGGCTGGGCAACCGCAAGAACGCCACCTTCACCGCCATCCTCGCCCGCGATGGGGTGGCCCCCTACGCCGGGTCCGTCGCCCTGGTGGAGCACCTCGCCGCCGTCGGCACGCCGATGGCCATCGTCTCCTCGTCAACCAACGCCACCGCCGTCCTGCGCGCCGCCGGCCTGGACCACCACTTCCCGGTGGTCGTCGACGGCCGCGTCGCCGCCGAGCGCGATCTGCCGGGCAAGCCCGCCCCCGACACCTTCCTGGCCGCCGCCGAGCAGCTCGGCGTCTCCCCCGCATCGACCGCCGTGTTCGAGGACGCGACCTCGGGCGTGAAGGCGGCAGCCGACGGCGGTTTCACCCAGGTCATCGGCGTGGACCGCGGCGCCGGGGCCACCGCCCTGACCGATGCCGGGGCCACCCTCGTGATCACCGACCTCCAGGAGCTCGTCCCGTGACCGCCGCGAACCACGTCACCGCCCACGCCGACGGCGCACCCCGCACCGACCCGATGGACCGCACGCGCTTCCCCATCGACCCCTGGCGGCTCGTGGAGACCGCTTGCCGCAGCGAGGACCTCGGCCACACCGAGACCCTCTTCGCCGTGGCCAACGGCTACCTGGGCCTGCGGGGCAACCCCGAGGAGGGCCGCGAGGCCCACACCCACGGCACCTTCGTCAACGGCGTCCACGAGACCTGGCGCATCAAGCACGCCGAGGAGGCCTATGGCTTCGCCAAGGTGGGCCAGACGATCGTCAACGCCCCCGACGCCAAGCTGATGAAGCTGTACGTGGACGACGAGCCCTTCATCCTGGCCACGGCGGACATCGAGTCCTACGAGCGCTCCCTGGACATGCGGGCGGGCACCCTCACCCGCGACGTCGTGTGGCGCACTCCCGCGGGCAAGCGGGTGCGCGTGCACTCCGAGCGCCTCGTCTCGTTCGCGGAACGGCACCTCGCGCTGCTCTCCCTGGAGGTCCAGATGCTGAGTGGTGACGCGGCGCTGACCGTGTCGAGCCAGATCCTCAACCGCCAGGACGGCAGCGACGAGTACGCCGTCGACTCCAAGTCCCTGGGCGCCGGTTTCGACCCGCGCAAGGCCGCCACCTTCGGGCACCGCGTGCTGCAGTCGCAGGCCCAGGAGACCACCGACCGGCGCCTGGCGATGGGGTGGCGCACCACCAACTCGCGCATGACGCTCGGCGTGGGCGTGGAGCACCAGGTGACGACCGATGCGGAGGTGCGCCCCAGCCAGGTGGTCACCGAGGACCAGGCCAAGCAGGTCTACGCCTTCCGCCTGCAGGAGGGGCAGAGCTTCCGCCTGGACAAGTGGGTCAGCTACCACTCCTCCACCGGGGTGCCGGTGCCGGAGCTGCTCGACCGCTGCCACCGCACCCTGGACCGACTGGCCTCCGAGGGCGTCGCCGCCGCGCACGCCGCCCAGGCCGACTGGCTCGCGGACTTCTGGGCCAACGCCGACGTGGAGGTGCCCGCCGACCCGGCCATCCAGCAGGCCGTGCGCTACGCCTTGTTCTCGCTGGCGCAGGCCACCGGCCGCGCGGACCGCGAGGGCATCCCGGCCAAGGGCGTCACGGGCAGCGGCTACGAGGGCCACTACTTCTGGGACACCGAGGCCTACGTGGTGCCGTTCCTGACCTACACGATGCCGCACCTGGCCCGCAACGCCCTCCACTTCCGCTCGCGGTTGCTGCCCAAGGCCCGGGAGCGCGCCGCCGACCTCGCCCTGGAGGGCGCGCTGTTCCCCTGGCGCACCATCAACGGCGAGGAGGCCAGCGCCTACTACGCGGCCGGCACCGCCCAGTACCACATCGACGCCGACGTGGCCTACGCCCTGACCAAGTACCTCGACGCCACCGGTGACGAGCACCTCGCCCGGCGCGACGCCGTCGACATCCTCGTGGGCACCGCACGGATGTGGGCCGACCTCGGGTTCTGGCGGCACGGCGACGAGCCGAGCTTCCACATCCACAGCGTCACCGGACCGGACGAGTACACCGCGGTGGTGAACAACAACCTCTTCACCAACGTCATGGCCCGGTACAACCTGGAGCGCGCCGCCAGCGCCCTCGCCCGGCTCGCGGAGGAGGACCCGCAGGCCCACTCCGAGGCCGTCGAGCGGCTGGACCTCCGCGAGGACGAGGCACAGACCTGGGAGCGCCTCGCCGCTGCCGTGCACATCCCCTACGACGAGGCCCTCGGCATCCACCCCCAGGACGAGCACTTCCTGGACCGGGAGATCTGGGACCTGGCGGCCACCCCACCGGAGAAGCACCCGCTGCTGCTGCACTACCACCCGTTGGTGATCTACCGCTACCAGGTGCTCAAGCAGGCCGACGTGGTGCTGGCACTGTTCCTGCAGGGCGACCGGTTCACCCTCGAGCAGAAGCGGGCGAACTTCGAGTACTACGACCCCATCACCACCGGGGACTCCACCCTCTCGGCCGTCGTGCAGTCGATCATGGCCGCCGAGGTCGGGTACCACCGCATGGCGCTGGACTACTTCCTGCGGGCGCTCTACGTGGACCTGGCCGACGCCCACTCCAACACCGAGGACGGCATGCACATCGCCAACTCGGGCGGCGTGTGGAGCGCCCTGGTCTCCGGCTTCGGCGGCATGCGCGCCGTCGCTGGCCAGCTCACCTTCGACCCGCGCCTCCCCGAGGACTGGGACGAGATCACCTTCCGGGTGCAGTGGCGGGGCAGCCGGTTGCGCATCCGCGTGGCGCAGGAGTCCATGGAGCTCACCGCCGAGACCGGCCCGGCCAGCGGCGCGGAGCCGGTCACCCTCATCGTGCGGGGTGAGCCGGTGTCCGTCGGCCCGGAGACCACCACGGTCGCCCTGGACGGACAGGGAGAGCGTCTCGATGCGGTGCTCTCGCCCGGGTGCCAGGTCGGCCGGGCCCGCGCCGACGGGACCGTCATCACGGCCAGCACCCCCGAGGAGGGCGCCGCGACCACCACCTGAGCCCGCCCCGGCCCGGACGGTTGCGAACACGACGCAGCCCCCCACCTCGCAGGAGGTGGGGGGCTGCGTCGTGTGGTTCTGCCTGCGGTCAGCTGCCGGCCTTCGTGAAGCCAGCGGCCTCGGCGTCGGCCTCGCTCTTGAACCAGACCTCGGCAACGGTCGACTCGAACCAGCGGCCACCGGGCTGGTGGTACTTGCCGGAGTCCATGTTGCCCTTGACCGTGTACTCCTCGGAGGGAGCGGCACCGTCGGCCAGGGCGTTGGCGGCCCCGGTCGGCAGGTCCTTGCCGGACTTGGTCTTGCCGGCCTCGATCGCGTCGCCCTCGGCGACCGCGGCGTCAGCAGCCACAGCGGCGTCGGCAGCGTCCACGGTGTCCGTGGTCGCGTCGGCCGGGGTCTCGGCAGCGGTGTCCTCCACCGGCACGGCGGCCGATGCGGCGTCGACCTCAGCGGTCTCCTCCGCGGCGGGGGCAGCCGCGGCGCGGGCGGCGTTCTGGTTCGCGCGCTCGGCCTCGGTCACGACGGCCTTGCGGGCCACCGGCTCGCGGACGAGCTCGATGACGGCCATCGGCGCGTTGTCACCGTTGCGCGGCGCGATCTTCACGACGCGGGTGTAGCCACCCTCGCGGTCGGCCACGTCGGGGGCGATCTCGGTGAACAGCTTGTGCACGACGGACTTGTCGCGGATCACGGTCATGACCTTGCGACGGTTGTGCAGGTCACCCTTCTTGGCGAAGGTGATCATCCGCTCGGCCAGGGGGCGCAGGCGCTTGGCCTTGGCCTCCGTGGTCGTGATGCGGTCGTGCTCGAACAGCGAGGTGGCCAGGTTGGCCAGCAGCAGCCGCTCGTGCGCCGGGCCACTGCCCAGGCGCGGGCCCTTCTTCGGGGTAGGCATGTGATTTCTCCTGTGCTTTCCAAGTGTCAGCGACGCCCGCTGCGCGGTCGTCGGATGTCACTGCGGGCGGACCCTCAGTACTGCTCGTCCTCGAGGACCTCGTCGTCGGCGGCCTCGTCCTCGTCGCGGTCGAGCACGATGGTGGACGGGTCGAAGTCGGCCGGCGTGTCCTTGAGGGCCAGACCGAGCTTGTGGAGCTCGACCTGCACCTCGTCGATGGACTTGTTGCCGAAGTTGCGGATGTCCAGCAGGTCCGCCTGGCTGCGTGCCACGAGCTCACCCACGGTGTGGATGCCCTCGCGCTTCAGGCAGTTGTAGGAACGCACGGACAGGTTGAGCTCCTCCACCGGCAACGCCAGGTCGGCGGCCAGCGAGGCGTCCGTCTGCACGGTGCCCATCTCGATGCCCTCGGCCTCGACGTTGAGATCGCGCGCCAGACCGAAGAGCTCCACCAGCGTCTTGCCGGCCGAGGCCATGGCATCGGCCGGGGACATGGAGTTCTTGGTCTCGACGTCGACGATCAGCTTGTCGAAGTCGGTGCGCTGCTCGACACGGGTGGCCTCCACCTTGTAGGTGACCGACAGCACCGGCGAGTAGATGGAGTCGACCGGGATCCGGCCGATCTCCTGCTCGCCGCCCTTGTTCTGCTGCGCCGAGACGTAGCCGCGGCCACGCTCGATGGTGAGCTCGAGGTCGATCGCACCCTCGTCGTTCAGCGCACCCAGGTAGAGGTCGGGGTTGTGCACCTCGACACCTGCCGGGCAGCTGATGTCGGCACCGGTCATCTCACCCGAACCCTGCTTGCGCAGGTAGGCCACCACGGGCTCGTCGTGCTCCGAGGAGAAGACGAGGGACTTGATGTTGAGGATGAGCTCGGTGACGTCCTCCTTCACACCGGGAACGGTGGAGAACTCGTGCAGCACACCGTCGATGCGGATGCTGGTGACCGCGGCACCCGGGATGCTCGAGAGCAGGGTGCGGCGGAGCGAGTTGCCGAGGGTGTAGCCGAAGCCGGGCTCCAGCGGCTCGATGGTGAACCGGGAACGGGCCTCGGAGACCTTCTCCTCGGAGAGGGTGGGGCGCTGGGCAATCAGCACGTGCGTTTCCTTTCCGCGCAGCGACCGCTATATGACGCTGCTGGCAGTGACACCCGACGCGCGCGTCGGGCCAGGGGCTCCGGTGGCATCTGTCGACCACCGGAGCCGGTGCACCTGGCAGTGGGCCGGGTGCGGTGGCGACCGGAGTCGCTGATCAGTTCTTGGAGTAGAGCTCCACGATGAGCTGCTCGGCCAGAACGGTGTCGATCTGCTCCCGCACCGGGCGGTCGAAGATGAGGACGCGCAGCGAACCGGGCACGACCTTCATCCAAGCCGGGACCGGGCGCTCACCAAAGGTCTCGCGAGCGATCTCGAACGGCTGGGTCTCGGCCGACTTCGGACGGACGTCGATGATGTCGAACTTCGACACCTGGATCGACGGCACGTCGACGCGCTGGCCGTTCAGCAGGAAGTGACCGTGGGTCACCAACTGACGGGCGGCCCGGCGGGTCGGCGCGATGCCGGCGCGGTAGATGACGTTGTCCAGACGCGACTCGAGGATGGTCAGCAGGTTGTCACCGGTCTTGCCGGGACGACGAGCGGCCTCCGCGTAGTAGCGACGGAACTGCTTCTCCATGACGCCGTACATGAAGCGGGCCTTCTGCTTCTCCTGCAGCTGGGCCAGGTACTCCTTCTCCTGCGTCCGACGACGCCCGTGCATGCCGGGCGGGTACGGGCGGGCGTCGAAGCTCTTGTCGCTGCCGACGAGGTCGACCTTGAGACGGCGGGACTTCTTGGTGATGGGGCCGGTGTAACGAGCCATGATTCAGTCCTTTCCTCTCAGAACCGACGACGCTTGGGCGGACGAACACCGTTGTGGGCGACCGGCGTCACATCAGAGATGGAGCCGACCTCCAGGCCGGTGGCGGTGAGGGAACGGATGGCGGTCTCACGACCGGGGCCCGGGCCCTTGACGAACACGTCGACCTTCTTCATGCCGTGCTCCATGGCACGACGGGCAGCGGCCTCGGCGGCCATCTGCGCGGCGTAGGGGGTCGACTTGCGGGAGCCCTTGAAGCCGACCTGGCCGGCGGAGGCCCACGCGATCACGGCGCCACTGGGGTCCGTGATGGAGATGATGGTGTTGTTGAACGTCGAGCGAATGTGCGCGTGGCCTGCCGCGACGTTCTTCTTGACACGACGGCGCGTGCGCGAGGCCGCGGCGCGAGTCTTGGGGGGCATGCTTACTCCTGACTAGAGCTGGGGGGTGAGGAGGCTGAGCGGGGGCTCAGGCCTTCTTCTTGCCGGAAACCGTCTTCTTGGGGCCCTTGCGCGTACGCGCGTTGGTCTTGGTGCGCTGGCCGCGCACCGGGAGGCCACGGCGGTGGCGCAGGCCCTGGTAGCTACCGATCTCGACCTTGCGGCGGATGTCGGCGGCCACCTCACGGCGGAGGTCACCCTCGAGCTGGAAGTTGCCCTCGAGGAAGTCACGCAGAGCGACGAGCTGCTCGTCGTTCAGGTCCTTCACCCGGGTGGAGCGGTCGATACCGCAGGCCTCGACGGCCTGCAGGGCGCGGGTACGACCCACACCGAAGATGTACGTGAGGCCGATCTCCACGCGCTTGTCACGCGGGAGGTCGACACCGATGAGACGTGCCATCGTGTTCCTTGTCTGTGGTCGTGGAGGTCTGGTGCACCACCAACCCGGGGTTCCACTGCCTCTGGATGATCCAGTGGGTCCGGTCCCCGGCCTCCACGCCGGGGGTGACGTCCCGCAGCTCTGCGGGG encodes:
- the truA gene encoding tRNA pseudouridine(38-40) synthase TruA, which produces MPRLRLDFAYDGRDFHGWATQPGLRTVQETLERGLATVLRAQDVSLTVAGRTDAGVHATGAVCHLDVAHAAWAAVPGRSDRAPAEALVTRLAGVLPADLVVHRATEVPDAFDARFSALRRHYRYLLCDRRETLDPRRRGMVVAWRKPLDAEAMHAAAQQLVGLGDFAAFCKPREGATTVRTLERFTWHRDEQGWVVGEVSADAFCHSMVRALVGAVVPVGEGRQPVDWPRQVQEGRERLGAVQVMPAHGLTLVAVDYPPDEELAARSAESRAMRAPLA
- a CDS encoding HAD family hydrolase gives rise to the protein MPEHPDLTRLGAVLFDLDGVLTPTADVHQQAWADLFTAFLAEHAAHTGEAIAPYTAQDYYDHVDGKPRYDGVRDLLASRGITLPEGTADDAPDAPTVRGLGNRKNATFTAILARDGVAPYAGSVALVEHLAAVGTPMAIVSSSTNATAVLRAAGLDHHFPVVVDGRVAAERDLPGKPAPDTFLAAAEQLGVSPASTAVFEDATSGVKAAADGGFTQVIGVDRGAGATALTDAGATLVITDLQELVP
- a CDS encoding glycoside hydrolase family 65 protein, encoding MTAANHVTAHADGAPRTDPMDRTRFPIDPWRLVETACRSEDLGHTETLFAVANGYLGLRGNPEEGREAHTHGTFVNGVHETWRIKHAEEAYGFAKVGQTIVNAPDAKLMKLYVDDEPFILATADIESYERSLDMRAGTLTRDVVWRTPAGKRVRVHSERLVSFAERHLALLSLEVQMLSGDAALTVSSQILNRQDGSDEYAVDSKSLGAGFDPRKAATFGHRVLQSQAQETTDRRLAMGWRTTNSRMTLGVGVEHQVTTDAEVRPSQVVTEDQAKQVYAFRLQEGQSFRLDKWVSYHSSTGVPVPELLDRCHRTLDRLASEGVAAAHAAQADWLADFWANADVEVPADPAIQQAVRYALFSLAQATGRADREGIPAKGVTGSGYEGHYFWDTEAYVVPFLTYTMPHLARNALHFRSRLLPKARERAADLALEGALFPWRTINGEEASAYYAAGTAQYHIDADVAYALTKYLDATGDEHLARRDAVDILVGTARMWADLGFWRHGDEPSFHIHSVTGPDEYTAVVNNNLFTNVMARYNLERAASALARLAEEDPQAHSEAVERLDLREDEAQTWERLAAAVHIPYDEALGIHPQDEHFLDREIWDLAATPPEKHPLLLHYHPLVIYRYQVLKQADVVLALFLQGDRFTLEQKRANFEYYDPITTGDSTLSAVVQSIMAAEVGYHRMALDYFLRALYVDLADAHSNTEDGMHIANSGGVWSALVSGFGGMRAVAGQLTFDPRLPEDWDEITFRVQWRGSRLRIRVAQESMELTAETGPASGAEPVTLIVRGEPVSVGPETTTVALDGQGERLDAVLSPGCQVGRARADGTVITASTPEEGAATTT
- the rplQ gene encoding 50S ribosomal protein L17, sunset domain variant; this encodes MPTPKKGPRLGSGPAHERLLLANLATSLFEHDRITTTEAKAKRLRPLAERMITFAKKGDLHNRRKVMTVIRDKSVVHKLFTEIAPDVADREGGYTRVVKIAPRNGDNAPMAVIELVREPVARKAVVTEAERANQNAARAAAAPAAEETAEVDAASAAVPVEDTAAETPADATTDTVDAADAAVAADAAVAEGDAIEAGKTKSGKDLPTGAANALADGAAPSEEYTVKGNMDSGKYHQPGGRWFESTVAEVWFKSEADAEAAGFTKAGS
- a CDS encoding DNA-directed RNA polymerase subunit alpha — its product is MLIAQRPTLSEEKVSEARSRFTIEPLEPGFGYTLGNSLRRTLLSSIPGAAVTSIRIDGVLHEFSTVPGVKEDVTELILNIKSLVFSSEHDEPVVAYLRKQGSGEMTGADISCPAGVEVHNPDLYLGALNDEGAIDLELTIERGRGYVSAQQNKGGEQEIGRIPVDSIYSPVLSVTYKVEATRVEQRTDFDKLIVDVETKNSMSPADAMASAGKTLVELFGLARDLNVEAEGIEMGTVQTDASLAADLALPVEELNLSVRSYNCLKREGIHTVGELVARSQADLLDIRNFGNKSIDEVQVELHKLGLALKDTPADFDPSTIVLDRDEDEAADDEVLEDEQY
- the rpsD gene encoding 30S ribosomal protein S4, giving the protein MARYTGPITKKSRRLKVDLVGSDKSFDARPYPPGMHGRRRTQEKEYLAQLQEKQKARFMYGVMEKQFRRYYAEAARRPGKTGDNLLTILESRLDNVIYRAGIAPTRRAARQLVTHGHFLLNGQRVDVPSIQVSKFDIIDVRPKSAETQPFEIARETFGERPVPAWMKVVPGSLRVLIFDRPVREQIDTVLAEQLIVELYSKN
- the rpsK gene encoding 30S ribosomal protein S11, whose product is MPPKTRAAASRTRRRVKKNVAAGHAHIRSTFNNTIISITDPSGAVIAWASAGQVGFKGSRKSTPYAAQMAAEAAARRAMEHGMKKVDVFVKGPGPGRETAIRSLTATGLEVGSISDVTPVAHNGVRPPKRRRF
- the rpsM gene encoding 30S ribosomal protein S13 — translated: MARLIGVDLPRDKRVEIGLTYIFGVGRTRALQAVEACGIDRSTRVKDLNDEQLVALRDFLEGNFQLEGDLRREVAADIRRKVEIGSYQGLRHRRGLPVRGQRTKTNARTRKGPKKTVSGKKKA